In the genome of Solibacillus silvestris, one region contains:
- a CDS encoding ChrA protein — protein sequence MNSPKQNRIRSLIEIFLVSTRLGLTSFGGPTAHLGYFHEEYVRRRKWMDEKSYADLVALCQFLPGPSSSQVGIGIGIMRAGIVGGITSFIGFTFPSVVALIAFALLMTGFDVGNAGWIHGLKIVAVAIVAHAIIGMAKSLTPDLKRKAIAIFALLVTLLWQTDFSQVVVILMAAFIGFLLLEQENEGGVVQTRFPVSKQVGAICLLVFVGLLVVLPLLKEMTGSYWVAMFDSFYRSGSFVFGGGHVVLPLLENEFVPTGWMSEEAFLAGYGVTQAVPGPLFTFAAYLGTVMNGWEGGIIATVAIFLPAFLLVIGALPFWDQLRNQPKITGAIMGMNAAVIGILIAALYSPIWTSSILDAKDFALAVILFSMLSYWKLPPWIVVVTGAVTGLVLL from the coding sequence ATGAATTCACCGAAGCAAAATCGTATCAGATCACTTATCGAAATATTTTTAGTTTCTACACGTTTAGGGCTGACATCTTTTGGAGGACCGACTGCTCATCTAGGATATTTCCATGAAGAATACGTAAGAAGAAGAAAGTGGATGGATGAAAAAAGCTATGCAGATTTAGTTGCACTATGCCAGTTTCTGCCCGGACCTTCTAGCAGCCAAGTGGGAATCGGCATTGGAATTATGCGCGCTGGAATAGTAGGGGGCATTACATCTTTTATTGGATTTACATTTCCATCGGTAGTGGCGCTTATTGCATTTGCATTACTTATGACTGGATTTGATGTTGGAAATGCCGGATGGATTCACGGGTTGAAGATTGTGGCAGTGGCGATCGTTGCCCATGCCATTATCGGAATGGCTAAAAGTCTGACACCTGATTTAAAAAGAAAGGCAATTGCGATATTTGCATTACTTGTAACGCTTCTTTGGCAAACTGATTTCAGTCAAGTGGTGGTAATTTTGATGGCTGCATTTATAGGGTTTCTTTTGCTGGAACAGGAGAATGAGGGTGGGGTAGTACAGACGCGTTTTCCGGTTTCTAAACAGGTTGGAGCGATTTGCCTTCTTGTGTTTGTTGGCTTACTGGTAGTTTTACCTTTATTGAAAGAGATGACAGGTTCTTATTGGGTGGCAATGTTTGATAGTTTTTACCGCTCCGGGTCTTTTGTGTTTGGTGGGGGACATGTCGTGCTCCCGTTATTGGAAAATGAGTTCGTCCCAACAGGTTGGATGAGCGAAGAAGCGTTTCTAGCGGGGTATGGTGTTACACAAGCCGTACCAGGTCCACTTTTCACATTTGCCGCTTATTTAGGAACAGTGATGAACGGTTGGGAAGGTGGGATCATTGCAACGGTTGCAATTTTTTTACCAGCGTTTCTTTTGGTGATCGGGGCGTTGCCGTTCTGGGATCAACTACGCAACCAACCGAAAATTACAGGTGCCATCATGGGTATGAATGCGGCGGTTATCGGTATTTTAATTGCCGCATTGTATTCTCCAATCTGGACGAGTTCAATTTTGGATGCAAAGGATTTTGCATTAGCCGTGATATTATTTAGCATGCTGTCTTACTGGAAGCTGCCGCCGTGGATTGTCGTTGTTACCGGTGCTGTAACTGGGTTGGTACTATTATAG
- a CDS encoding integrase produces the protein MPTYSDRYQIIEEMKDRYPITWLTKMAKLERSGYYKWLKNGKVSLRKHNDIVLKEQILAIHQTHKMYGYPRMKIALRDKGFLVNHKKVYRLMSELGIQSIIRKKRRVWGNRLSRVFDNVLERQFKERVENEVLVTDITYLPTKNGFLYLSAVQDLYNNEIVAWRISKRNDLELVMDTIQELTAKRNVYRSIIHSDQGYQYTSIKYHQTVEQLGMIGSHSRKGNCHDNACIESFFSHFKSECLYLLHDYSEETVRQAVEQYIYFYNYQRFQKRLNHLAPIEYRHQMAA, from the coding sequence ATGCCTACTTATTCAGATCGTTATCAAATTATTGAAGAAATGAAAGATCGCTATCCCATTACATGGCTTACTAAAATGGCAAAATTGGAACGTTCAGGCTACTATAAGTGGCTTAAAAATGGCAAAGTATCGTTACGCAAACATAATGATATTGTTTTAAAGGAGCAAATTTTAGCGATTCATCAAACGCACAAAATGTATGGATATCCACGCATGAAAATCGCTTTACGGGACAAAGGCTTTCTTGTGAATCATAAGAAAGTCTATCGACTAATGAGTGAGTTGGGTATTCAATCGATTATCCGTAAAAAGCGTCGCGTATGGGGCAACCGTCTCTCACGTGTATTTGATAATGTGTTGGAGCGTCAATTTAAAGAACGTGTAGAAAATGAGGTGCTCGTAACAGATATTACGTATCTGCCAACGAAAAATGGATTTCTCTACTTGTCAGCTGTACAGGATTTATATAACAACGAAATTGTCGCTTGGCGTATTAGCAAGCGTAATGATTTAGAATTAGTCATGGATACCATCCAGGAATTGACTGCAAAAAGAAATGTGTATCGAAGCATCATTCACTCAGATCAAGGCTACCAATACACATCCATAAAGTATCATCAAACAGTAGAGCAGCTTGGCATGATTGGCAGTCATTCTCGCAAAGGAAACTGCCATGACAACGCTTGTATTGAGTCCTTTTTCTCGCACTTTAAAAGCGAGTGCTTGTATCTGTTACATGATTATTCAGAGGAAACGGTAAGACAAGCTGTTGAGCAATATATCTACTTTTATAATTACCAGCGCTTCCAAAAACGACTCAACCATCTGGCACCGATAGAATATCGTCACCAGATGGCTGCTTAG
- a CDS encoding Parasporal protein: MKVHTKFLASATAAVLAATAVVPAASAASFSDIKGSGHENAITSLSEQGIIGGYPDGTFKPNQNLTRSDVVKLLGKYLVSLGHEVPKDYKTKMRFTDLTAKSQDELLQYAALVKDVGVFQGSNGALMHRDQLRRDQMATVLVRAFKVINEFDYVEAMKETDYKSNIGDLNKTTKEHQESIETLAYYAVTKQKTFSPKDSTKRGQFATFLYNMLQIEVPKPEPEKPVLTIKKVEVQAADKLRVTLSDDKAYIVTLKTPLVENVETEVTFDVNEQTFTTKVKFEVPDLKISSITNPNGGQIAISFNQPVKLGTELNTAAINKLVAVTGVDRLGQVQLSKGQLSEDKRTLTVTINATTGLEGRYRVVVDGIESATSKKLIKYDDIATFVPDKTAPGVLKVENISASKVKVIFTEPVTNPIGVTQFKLADGSVVSGIQGTIEKNATEVIYDLSAATAKGQVLAPGTAIAITFGTIIDISNNLSSPNPLTAYVTKGDKDGVIPTLTNVTQLGAKKFKLTFSEEIRTIVPADIKIAQNTYSPGISNVVRDKDDVNSYIVTTNGSLNGYTTISTTPGRYITDVSGEVNVFSTAYNFVADTTIPSVVSTNVVKDKGIEYLEFTFDRNVEAAAFAQVTLTGNYILNGYTYPLDKSLVGQLEKSTTNDRTVRVRLSNLAGSGGTTNAGYTYSVGATFTGVTSEYGQAVNPAYQVNFVRGSDFAQNEEKLSVLSVETSYNARQGTVIDNKTIVVTFSTHVDGNTASNLQNYTLDGLTIQQAVVKHNEPYKVYLTIKEDIAQSRGTNLTISNLRALNSVVTMEPKTELVFLNENIAPQYVYHNITGTDTITLSFNEAVKNALNHSFEVKVGDLAVPISQVYSTTNEQVAIRLAQPLKSNQVVTITQTVTSTVSDFANNKLVLSPIQFTVPTNINY, encoded by the coding sequence ATGAAAGTTCATACTAAATTTCTAGCATCTGCAACAGCAGCTGTTCTAGCAGCAACAGCAGTTGTTCCTGCAGCTAGTGCAGCATCGTTTTCGGACATTAAAGGCAGTGGCCATGAGAATGCGATTACTTCATTATCGGAGCAGGGAATTATCGGAGGTTATCCGGATGGCACATTCAAGCCGAATCAAAACCTGACGCGTTCAGATGTTGTAAAACTATTAGGGAAATATTTAGTTTCATTGGGGCATGAGGTTCCGAAAGATTATAAAACGAAAATGCGCTTTACAGATTTAACGGCAAAATCTCAGGATGAATTGTTGCAGTATGCGGCATTAGTGAAGGATGTTGGGGTTTTCCAAGGTAGTAATGGGGCACTTATGCACCGTGACCAGTTACGCCGCGACCAGATGGCGACAGTTTTAGTGCGCGCATTTAAAGTGATCAATGAATTTGATTATGTGGAAGCAATGAAAGAAACGGACTATAAATCGAATATCGGTGATTTAAACAAGACAACTAAGGAGCACCAGGAATCAATCGAAACACTTGCTTACTATGCAGTGACAAAGCAAAAGACATTCAGTCCGAAAGATTCGACAAAGCGTGGTCAGTTCGCTACGTTCCTCTATAATATGCTGCAAATTGAAGTACCAAAGCCTGAACCGGAAAAGCCGGTTTTAACAATAAAAAAAGTAGAAGTACAAGCAGCTGACAAACTTCGTGTAACGCTTTCAGATGATAAGGCGTATATTGTGACATTAAAAACGCCGTTAGTGGAAAATGTGGAAACTGAAGTTACTTTTGATGTTAACGAACAAACGTTTACAACGAAAGTGAAATTTGAAGTGCCGGATCTGAAAATTTCTTCTATTACAAATCCTAATGGCGGACAAATTGCTATTTCATTCAATCAGCCGGTGAAACTCGGGACTGAGTTAAATACAGCGGCCATTAATAAACTCGTTGCGGTTACAGGTGTCGATCGTCTTGGACAAGTACAATTGTCAAAAGGCCAATTAAGCGAAGATAAGCGTACATTGACGGTGACAATTAATGCAACAACGGGGCTTGAAGGACGCTACCGTGTTGTAGTTGATGGTATTGAATCAGCAACATCGAAAAAGCTTATTAAATACGATGATATAGCAACATTCGTACCTGATAAAACAGCACCGGGCGTTTTAAAAGTAGAAAATATTTCAGCTAGTAAAGTAAAAGTAATTTTTACAGAGCCGGTTACAAATCCAATTGGGGTAACGCAATTTAAATTAGCAGATGGTTCGGTTGTTTCAGGTATTCAAGGGACAATTGAAAAAAATGCGACAGAAGTTATTTATGATTTATCTGCCGCTACAGCAAAAGGACAAGTTTTAGCACCAGGCACTGCTATTGCGATCACATTTGGAACAATTATCGATATTTCAAACAATCTTTCTTCACCAAACCCGTTAACAGCATACGTTACAAAAGGCGATAAAGACGGTGTTATCCCAACGTTAACGAATGTTACACAACTGGGCGCAAAAAAGTTCAAGTTAACATTCTCTGAAGAAATTCGTACAATTGTTCCGGCAGATATTAAGATTGCTCAAAATACTTACTCACCAGGAATTTCAAATGTTGTGAGAGATAAAGACGATGTTAATTCCTATATTGTTACGACAAATGGATCTTTAAATGGCTATACTACAATATCGACGACGCCTGGACGTTATATTACCGATGTTTCCGGGGAAGTGAATGTATTTTCAACTGCGTATAATTTTGTAGCGGATACGACAATTCCATCTGTAGTTAGTACAAATGTTGTAAAAGATAAGGGGATCGAGTATTTAGAGTTTACTTTTGACCGTAATGTAGAAGCGGCGGCATTTGCGCAGGTGACGCTGACAGGCAACTATATTTTAAATGGCTATACGTATCCGCTAGACAAATCTTTAGTCGGACAGCTTGAAAAATCAACAACGAACGACAGAACAGTCCGTGTTCGTTTAAGCAATTTGGCTGGCTCTGGTGGTACAACTAATGCGGGATACACATATTCAGTAGGTGCTACATTCACAGGAGTTACGAGTGAGTATGGACAAGCGGTAAACCCGGCCTATCAAGTGAACTTTGTACGTGGATCGGATTTTGCACAAAATGAAGAAAAGCTTTCCGTTTTAAGCGTGGAAACTTCATATAATGCTAGACAGGGCACGGTGATTGACAATAAAACAATTGTCGTTACATTCTCTACACATGTGGACGGTAATACGGCATCGAATCTGCAAAACTATACTTTGGATGGTTTGACAATTCAACAAGCAGTTGTTAAACATAATGAACCGTACAAAGTATATTTAACGATTAAGGAAGACATTGCCCAATCACGCGGTACGAATTTAACAATCAGCAATTTAAGGGCATTAAATTCAGTCGTAACAATGGAGCCTAAAACAGAACTTGTCTTTTTAAATGAAAATATCGCACCGCAATATGTGTATCACAATATTACTGGTACCGATACGATTACGCTTTCATTTAATGAAGCGGTTAAAAATGCATTGAATCATTCGTTTGAAGTAAAAGTGGGCGACTTAGCGGTACCGATCTCACAAGTTTATTCAACTACTAATGAGCAAGTGGCAATCCGGTTAGCCCAACCGTTAAAATCGAACCAAGTAGTTACAATTACACAAACGGTAACATCAACGGTAAGTGATTTTGCCAACAATAAACTGGTCCTTTCACCAATTCAATTTACCGTTCCTACAAATATTAATTACTAA
- a CDS encoding Parasporal protein — MQKKYKKFLTTAATATLVASAIVPAASAASFSDTAGNTHKRAIDSLVSQGIISGYPDGTFKPNRTLTRSDVVKLLGKYLVSQGYKIPSDYKTNMRFSDLRSTSQDELLQYAALVKDNGVFNGSNGNLLPADPITRENMAVVLVRAYTNINNFDFLGYVMDQDFKEDVIDYNRAKAEARSAIRVLDYYNVTGVPNFNPKGNTTRGQFSSFLYKLLQVEVPGEGLKAVEVVDASTLKVTLTDNTEHTVKLDTPLETGKETPVKFKINGKEYGTSVTYNVALTVKSAEATAANKLKVTLSDNSEHAVTLENNLPENEETTVEFKIDGKDYSAKVTYVVTEVKVASVKALNAGQIEVKFNQRVDLPASLTSAQLANYVSVSGVDNNAVTLSRGQLSEDGRTLTISTNGAAALTGRYLVKVNNVKNTAGTTVTPYDDVVNFSTDTVAPTLISTVNRDAKTVRVTFSEPLRAFSNSSITFRLANGTNVTGITGEIAAGATYADFDLSNAMVNGQPLGANTSVTATFAGLRDIAGNFSTPNPLTTSFAMGGADGVKPTLTSISQTGPKTFRLAFSERIQKPAIGDLELRLGNSANAITSIEAVPGDDRSFIVTATNDLNGVYNIGTASGKTITDISGETNTFTTTHSFTLDTAAPEVTSTSVTREGNFEYLNITLNKPVDLVTASRVTASGNYVKGGVTHTFNGTATALEYRENGNRSVVRVKLDDLLGSGDADSATYNVTLSFTEVDSAYGVNTANKAVTFQRTSDYSNNENVLVAPTVTTSATDPKLTNNQVRLKFNHVVDATTASVASNYSIPNARITNAQVPSDALDTVILTLAPNETTASGERNLTITGVKAKDSVALQGNLTAVVNLKENIRPTLNSAQFISANQIELTFSENVSGLAADSFVIENSAGATVGIASVTGATNDNKAVVTLSANQPGGTIVTVKKGAGIAKVVDEAGNAVVDTFDNIRTTLGTN; from the coding sequence ATGCAGAAAAAGTATAAGAAGTTTTTGACGACGGCAGCTACTGCGACATTAGTGGCATCAGCAATTGTTCCGGCGGCAAGTGCGGCCAGTTTTTCGGACACAGCAGGAAATACTCATAAACGTGCGATTGATTCACTCGTAAGCCAAGGCATCATTTCAGGATATCCGGATGGCACATTTAAACCGAATCGTACATTGACACGTTCGGATGTTGTAAAACTACTAGGTAAATACTTAGTGTCACAAGGTTATAAAATCCCTTCAGACTATAAAACAAATATGCGCTTTTCAGACTTGCGCAGTACATCACAGGATGAGCTATTGCAATATGCGGCATTAGTAAAAGACAATGGTGTATTTAACGGAAGTAACGGAAACCTGTTACCGGCGGATCCGATTACACGTGAAAATATGGCGGTTGTTTTAGTTCGCGCTTATACGAATATTAATAATTTTGACTTTCTGGGATATGTTATGGATCAGGATTTTAAAGAGGATGTCATCGATTATAACAGAGCTAAAGCAGAGGCACGTTCTGCAATCAGAGTTTTAGATTACTATAACGTAACGGGTGTACCGAACTTCAACCCGAAAGGTAACACAACACGCGGACAGTTCTCTTCATTCCTGTATAAATTGCTTCAAGTGGAAGTTCCAGGCGAAGGATTGAAAGCGGTCGAAGTTGTTGATGCATCGACATTGAAAGTTACGCTTACTGACAATACGGAACATACTGTAAAATTGGATACACCTTTGGAAACGGGCAAAGAAACGCCAGTTAAGTTTAAGATCAACGGAAAAGAGTATGGAACTTCTGTAACTTACAATGTTGCCTTAACAGTAAAATCAGCAGAAGCTACTGCAGCAAATAAATTGAAAGTCACATTAAGCGACAACTCCGAGCATGCAGTTACTTTAGAAAATAACCTTCCTGAAAATGAGGAAACAACGGTTGAATTTAAAATTGACGGTAAAGATTATTCAGCGAAAGTAACGTATGTCGTTACTGAAGTGAAAGTCGCATCTGTGAAAGCGCTTAATGCAGGACAAATTGAAGTGAAATTCAATCAAAGAGTCGACTTGCCTGCCAGTTTAACATCTGCGCAATTGGCAAACTATGTATCAGTATCCGGTGTAGACAATAATGCCGTTACTCTTTCAAGAGGGCAGTTAAGTGAAGATGGCCGTACATTGACAATCTCTACAAACGGTGCGGCAGCTTTAACAGGACGCTATTTAGTAAAAGTAAACAATGTGAAAAATACTGCCGGTACAACGGTTACTCCATATGATGACGTAGTTAATTTCTCGACGGATACAGTAGCACCAACGTTAATCAGTACAGTAAACCGAGATGCAAAAACAGTTCGCGTTACTTTCTCTGAGCCTTTGCGTGCATTTAGCAACAGCAGTATTACATTCCGACTGGCGAACGGCACGAATGTAACAGGTATTACAGGAGAAATCGCTGCGGGTGCTACGTATGCAGATTTTGATTTATCCAACGCAATGGTTAATGGTCAGCCACTAGGAGCAAATACTTCAGTTACTGCAACATTTGCAGGACTGCGTGATATTGCAGGAAACTTCAGTACGCCAAACCCGCTAACAACTAGCTTTGCAATGGGCGGGGCTGATGGTGTTAAACCAACGCTGACGAGCATCTCTCAAACAGGTCCGAAAACATTCAGATTGGCATTCTCGGAACGAATTCAAAAACCGGCAATTGGTGATCTTGAGTTACGTTTAGGTAATTCTGCAAATGCAATTACGTCAATTGAAGCAGTGCCTGGTGATGACCGTTCATTTATCGTAACAGCTACGAATGATTTAAACGGTGTCTATAATATTGGCACAGCATCCGGCAAAACGATTACAGATATTTCAGGCGAAACGAATACATTTACGACTACGCATTCATTTACACTCGATACAGCAGCGCCCGAAGTAACGTCAACTTCAGTAACACGAGAAGGCAATTTCGAGTATTTAAATATTACGCTCAATAAACCAGTAGATTTAGTAACTGCATCACGTGTCACAGCATCCGGCAACTATGTTAAAGGCGGTGTAACACATACATTCAATGGTACAGCAACAGCGTTAGAGTATAGAGAAAACGGCAATCGTTCAGTAGTGCGTGTGAAACTCGATGATTTACTAGGATCAGGCGATGCAGATAGTGCAACGTATAATGTGACATTATCGTTTACAGAAGTAGACAGTGCATATGGTGTGAATACAGCAAATAAAGCGGTCACTTTCCAACGTACATCGGATTATTCAAACAATGAAAATGTACTGGTTGCACCAACTGTTACAACTTCAGCGACGGATCCAAAATTAACGAACAACCAAGTACGATTGAAGTTTAACCATGTAGTGGACGCTACAACAGCTTCTGTTGCAAGTAATTATTCTATTCCAAATGCAAGAATTACGAATGCGCAAGTTCCAAGCGATGCTTTAGATACGGTTATTTTGACGTTAGCACCAAATGAAACAACAGCTTCTGGAGAACGGAATTTAACGATTACCGGCGTAAAGGCAAAAGATTCGGTGGCATTGCAAGGGAACTTAACGGCCGTAGTCAATTTAAAGGAGAATATTCGACCAACGCTAAATTCTGCTCAATTTATATCAGCAAACCAAATCGAGCTTACATTTAGCGAAAATGTAAGCGGTCTTGCTGCAGATTCATTTGTAATTGAAAATTCTGCAGGAGCAACGGTCGGAATCGCATCAGTAACAGGGGCGACAAACGACAATAAAGCAGTCGTTACTTTATCGGCTAACCAACCAGGTGGTACGATCGTTACGGTTAAAAAAGGTGCAGGTATAGCGAAGGTAGTGGATGAGGCAGGAAATGCTGTTGTTGATACATTCGATAATATACGAACAACTTTAGGTACGAACTAA
- a CDS encoding transposase produces MSRKNSIYSNELKLEIVQAYLTGNESMQKIADRYEIRNVSQVKAWVKKYKEVGSIEAFNRIASTGSGAKGEKNPLKGKRVHFKNVEEERDYYKAQVEYLKKQYPNL; encoded by the coding sequence GTGTCGAGAAAAAATAGTATTTATTCAAACGAGTTGAAGTTAGAGATTGTACAAGCTTATTTAACAGGCAATGAAAGTATGCAAAAAATTGCGGATCGATATGAGATTCGTAATGTTTCTCAAGTAAAAGCTTGGGTGAAGAAATATAAAGAAGTCGGATCAATCGAAGCTTTTAATCGTATCGCATCTACAGGTTCTGGTGCGAAAGGTGAGAAGAATCCTTTAAAAGGAAAACGGGTCCACTTTAAAAATGTAGAAGAAGAACGTGATTACTATAAGGCACAGGTCGAATACTTAAAAAAGCAGTATCCAAATCTGTAA
- a CDS encoding amino acid transporter, whose product MFEYKFWHHLSHPSQLIHNIERSEDQRLLGYRRVLLAIFGFTLLFFIIRNFWGMNTTDLTALLVNGEGDLYSFARLMSLIGSILAGILFFIVHYYVITYLIHLLTNIDYGWIRKIQLYVIFFVVLEKLLTVMIFAIAGYSTQFTMFSLAPMMAYVYYHDYLLFFLNQLTVASIIAVWIQYIFLSNWTDRPKALLFKLILIQIVLASLVALYSILPVLTWIEGWLGL is encoded by the coding sequence ATGTTCGAGTACAAGTTTTGGCATCATCTTTCACACCCATCGCAACTCATACATAATATTGAACGTAGCGAAGATCAGAGACTTTTAGGGTATCGGAGAGTTTTGCTGGCTATTTTTGGTTTTACATTACTGTTCTTTATCATTCGTAATTTCTGGGGGATGAATACAACCGATTTAACCGCACTACTTGTAAATGGTGAAGGAGATTTGTATAGTTTCGCCAGACTGATGTCTTTAATCGGTTCGATTCTAGCAGGTATACTATTTTTTATCGTTCATTATTATGTCATTACATATTTGATTCATTTATTGACAAATATTGATTATGGCTGGATTCGAAAAATACAGCTTTACGTCATTTTCTTCGTTGTTCTTGAGAAACTGCTGACGGTGATGATTTTTGCAATTGCAGGATATTCTACACAGTTCACAATGTTTTCACTGGCACCTATGATGGCATACGTATATTATCATGACTACTTATTGTTCTTCCTGAATCAATTAACAGTTGCATCGATAATTGCGGTATGGATTCAATACATATTTTTATCGAATTGGACAGATCGACCGAAAGCGTTGCTGTTTAAGTTAATACTTATTCAAATTGTATTGGCATCGCTTGTTGCGCTATATAGCATTCTTCCTGTTTTAACTTGGATTGAAGGGTGGCTTGGTCTGTAA